The region GGAGGGGGACAAGGAGGTGGCCAGTGCCTGGGTCACCCCCATGGTTGCAAAAGTGAGTTACTGGCTGAAAGAAATGGGACAGCCCTGAAGCTTCAAGGTGCCAGGACCGCCCCCGCCTGGCCACCCCACCCATCTGGGGCCAGTCCAGGGGCCCCGGTGCCACGGAGGTGCCAACACCATCAGGGATCGGGCACCTGGCCAGCTGGGGCCACCCACAGGCCAGGCAGGCACAGGGCAGGGCCTCCGTTGGAGCAGGCAGGACCCACCCCCTCCCAGTGCAGCTGGGGCGGGGCCGGGGAGCCCACGGGACAGGCGTCACAGTCTGGAACCTGGCAGAGCCTCATGTCTGTCCAGcagcccaggcccagcccagaaGTGGCAGCCACGCTGCTGCCTGCCATCCCCAGCCCTGGCTGGTGACCTTCACCTGTGCCCACCCTCCCGGCGTGACAGCCAACAGCCTTCCCACAACCCAGTCTAGTTTTGCGAGCTGAGCCCGCACCGCCAACACCCCAAGCGGTTCAGACTACAGCCTGCTGAGCTGGGAAGGCTGAGGCTGGCTGCCCCACCTCGCTGCGCAGACACAGGACACTGGGGGAGAGGCCGCGCTGGGTCCCAAGCCCACCACCAAGCAGGATAAAGTCAGCGTATGCAAACTGGATTCCAGGTGTTTAATGAGGGTTCGGGCAGGGAGCAGGCTGTCCGTTGCCGGTGGCTGGGAGCAGAGGTCTCTGCGGCAGATGCGGCAGAGGAGTGGTGGCCAGCACGTCAGGTTGGGGAGATCTTAGGAAGTGGAAGAGCCTTCCGGGGTGAGAGTAATCCCCACGAGTAGGGCAAGTGCCCGACCTTGACGCCAGCCCCCAGGCCTACCAGAGCTGGCTTGTTTCCCTGGTTTATTCACCACAGAGAGGCAGAACCCTGAAAGGCGCTCTGGGCAGGCGCCGGCACTGCACTGCCCCCTGGTGGCTTCCTAGAGAGGATGGCTCCCCCAGGATCACTCCCCCAGCCTCCCAGACAACCTGCACCCACAGGAACTGGGTCCTCACGCCAGGCCATCCCCTGCCCAGCTCTGGCCCAGTCTCCCTGCCGGAGCCAGCATGGGGCATGCACCACCTACTCCAGGGCCTTCACCAAGGCCTCGTTGGCCTCGATGCGGATTTGGATCTCGGCCCTCATGGCCTCGTCCGTGGCCCCCAACAGCTCCGACTGCGCCTTCTCCAGGTTCGCCTTGGCCACCTGCAGGGGGTGGGTGGCGGGTGAGGGCGAAGCAAGGAGCCCAGCCCGGTACCTGTTCCCTCCCTGCAGTTGGGGATTTCGTGGCAGCTCAGAGCACCAGCTTCCCCTGGGACACTCACCCCCAGATCCAACATGTCCAGTGTGACGGCTTCCTCAGCCAATAACTGCACCGAAGAGTCAGCGTTCACCGTGACCGAGCCACTGCTCactgcaggaggaggaggagtgagaggtccatgtacgGGTGTGGGGACACAGTCAGCCCCAGAGCCCCTGCAGGGCCAGGAGGGTGACCACACAGCGTGGCTCCACGATCCAAAGGCCCCAGCACACAAGTGAACAGAGGCCACCAAGTGCATCTACTGTAGAATGGACATGGGGACAGAGCCCCCTCCTTTTGCCCCGCAGCCCAGGAGTTGAGCCAGGGTTAGGAGTGAGCCGAAGCTGATTTCCAGTCTGGGTTGTACCGCTGGGGCCACGCTGTGGAAAACCTCCTCCGAATTGAGGATCCTTTCTCCTCCGATGGGCCCCCGCCCGGCCCACTGCTGACCACTTACATCCCTAACCACACCCAGCCCAGTGCCGGGGAGTTCTATATCCTTGGTGTCCTTCCTGACACTGCCAACTGAAACAAGAACTAACCCGTTGAGACAAGCATCTCCCACccagccccttccctctgccctctcAATCAACTCACCAAAGTATTTGGAGATGGTGCCGTCCTCAGCGTGGACCACAACCAGCCCTGGTCGCAGGACCTGCAGTGTGGGTACGTGGGCTGCCAAGATGCCAAACGCTCCGGTCTGCGTGGGCACGTCCACCTGTCGAACGTTGACGCCGTTGAAAAACACCTAGACAAGATACATAAAGAAAGGATCACTTAAGGCTAGTCCCTCGGGGAACAGCAGTCAGTCTCCGCCGCAGTTAAACAGCCAAGGCAAGACTGAAAGCTGACGGGGGACACGGAGGCAGCCGATGCTTCGGTGGGGTCCTCGTGTAGGACTGCAGCGCCTTCGTCTACTTGACAATGGAATCCAGGCACCCTAGCCCTCGGGTAAGAAGGCGCGGTCAAGGCAGAACCAGCGAGCCACCTGGGGAGGAGCGTACAAGAAAGGTGCCCAGGGACTCAGGTTCTGAACCACGTGAGGAAGGGCGCACATCGAAATGGGAGGCTGAGGAGCGACCTGAAAGTTGGGCGGTCAGATCCCGGACCACACGGGGGAGGGGCGCGGGTCGGGAATGGGGGTCGCCGACCTGAGGGTTGGGGGCTCGGATCCTGGGCCACACGGGGGAGGGGCGCGGGGTCCAGAATGGGGTCTCGAGCCCGGCGGACGTCCGAACCTGCGTGGGTGAGGCGAAGGTGAAAGACATCTGTCCCgggcccgcggcgggggccggggCGGCGGCGGCCTCGGCGTAGGCGCGGGCCTGGCGCACGAGGCGGCCCAGGCCTGGGCGGCGGAGGAGCGCAGCGGGCAGCATGATGGAGGGCGGACGGCGGACAGCAGAGCAGGGGCGGGCGGACTCCGGCTGGACGCCAGCGGCCTGGAGGTCGAGGAAGACGACGCTCGATGACTTCTGGGAGAAGAATCCCGACGAGGGCGCAGGCGCGAACTACGACTACCGGCGCGCTGTGCGCGATGTTGTAGACGGCGAACCGCCTGGACGCGCGGCATGCTGGGGGTTGTAGTTTCCTTCCGGCAAGAGCTCCCAGCCCTGTGGTCAGGTGCGGGGGTCGGTTACACGGCTCTGCACGGGGAGCACCAGAAGCCCGCGCGGAGAAAGAGACACTTAATTCAAGATTTTGGGGGCGCTCATTGGATGTCAGGCGCTGGGGAGACATCAGGGAAATATTAAGATTCCTGCTCTAGTTTGGGGTGGTGGGGGCGTTTAACAGACACTCAACGTAATAAATTGTACAGTATGTTAGGAGGTgacaaatacttaaaaatgaaaaagagtatgGGGGCCGGATAGGGCAGGCAGTGATTGTAGGAGGTGCAGGCGTCCCGGGAACGGTATCCCAGGCGGAGTGTCCAGCTCCCGTAAGCGTCCAGCGGTGTAGGAATCTCTTGGCTGCACCCCTAAGGGCGCCGGCAGAGGGCGCGCCGCGCCCGGAGATGCGCCCCCCGCAGCCCCTCCCGGCCACCGCCTCCGCGCGCTGCTGACGCAAGGGCGCGTGCGCGGGCGGCCCTGGGCTCCGCGGACGTCACCTCGGCCCGCGCAGCCTCGCTCGCGGCGCTGACGTCACCGCTCCGCCCCCGCGCGCGGGCAGGTCGGCACCCCGGGTTGGGCCCCAGCCCCCACCTTGGGCTCCGGGAAAACGTGGAGTCCGGCTAGACCGGGCTGGGGTCCACATCCGGAAGGGCCTTGGGTGAGGAGCGGACGGGTgcagggcgcggggggtgggggtgggtcacACCTGGGCTCGTGGCTGGGCAGGTGCTGTGGCCGAAAGAGGCTCCCACACGAGGGAGGCCCGGGGCCTGGCGCCCAGGCCCCCGCACCCTCTCTAGGTCAGCGCTGTGAGAGGTACTCGTGGAATCAGTCCTTATGCGCTGGGCATCCTGGCCCTAGTCAGGTGTGTGCAGAGGGAAGCTCTGCTCCCATTTCTTAGGGGTGCGTCCTGTGCACGGCTTGCTCGTCCCGGAACCCTGGATCCTACTGGAAAAGAGGCCTATTTTCATATGCTTCTCAGACCCATCTATTGGACTTGTCTCTAATCCCCACTCCAGGGTAGCCAAGGGGTCGGCGCATCACCTGTTACTCAGGTCCCCAACCCGGGTTTATCCTGGAATTCTCTGGTGTACCCATCGACAAGCCACCCAGCTCGGCCCCTGCAGCTACCTTTACTGACTTGGATGGCCACAGGCTCCTCCCCTAGCTTCACCAGGGCACCTTCTCCACAAACAGCCAGAGGGACCACATCATTCCCCTGCTGGGAACACAAGCTGCCTCCCCCTGGTCCTCCAACACATTCACCTTCAGCCCACACACTTGGGGACCTCAGGGACTTTGCCCATGCAGTTCCCACACGCCTGGAGCCAGCCTTCCCGGGTAATTGTCCACTTGACTGCCCCTTGCCCTCCTTGGGCTGTGTCACCCTTTCATCCACTGGACACACACCTTCTCTCCAGGGTGCTGCCCCTGTGCTATGCTCTGCTCTCGGACCCAGCTGTAAATGAACTGCTTTTGGAGGTCACCgcagtgggggcaggggtgaggagggacACAAGGCAGAGGAACAAGTAACAGGCAACGACGTGCAGGGCCTCGGAGAGAAGCAAAGCGCAGCAGAGCTCCGGAATGTGGGGTGGGAGT is a window of Globicephala melas chromosome 3, mGloMel1.2, whole genome shotgun sequence DNA encoding:
- the ATP5F1D gene encoding ATP synthase subunit delta, mitochondrial codes for the protein MLPAALLRRPGLGRLVRQARAYAEAAAAPAPAAGPGQMSFTFASPTQVFFNGVNVRQVDVPTQTGAFGILAAHVPTLQVLRPGLVVVHAEDGTISKYFVSSGSVTVNADSSVQLLAEEAVTLDMLDLGVAKANLEKAQSELLGATDEAMRAEIQIRIEANEALVKALE